TGGATTGTAACATTCTACTGTGGCCAGTTCACCAGCTGCACTTCTCCCACCAACCGCATACAAGTGTCCTTTGAGAGCACTCAAGTGGAAAAATGTGCGCTTTTCATTTAATGATGCAACCTGCATCCACTTATTATACCGAGGATCAAATCTGAAAACTGTATCTACAgcagtttttccttttgtatcATAATTACTCTGACCACCAACGACATAAAGAAAGTTTCCAATGACAGCAATGCCATGTTGGTAACGAGGCGCATCCATGGGGGCTAAAGATCTCCACTCTTGAGCCCTTTCATCATACATGCGTAATTCTTTACTGACAACCAGCTGCTGCCTCAAAACCCCTCCTAATGTAACCAAGTGAGTCGAGTCAGATCGAATAGCAGTTCTATCTGACTGCATCACTGGCTGCATATATGGCATCATTTGGTAATTGCTAGCTTCCAAAAGCAAATTCACACAGGTATTGTCTGTTCTCATGAAATCTACTGTCTGCACATAATTGATGAGGTCCTGTGGTGTCATCAGTGGGAAACGAATATTCTTCATTAATTTTGCAGCATAATCCATCCGGGGGTCTTCCAACCTTAGCCAGCGACAGGCAGCCTTGAAGAGCTCAAGCTCAGTACAGTGCTTAAGACTATTGCTGGAAAGCACAAAAGCAAGCCGTTCAAAAGGGAGCTTTAGAAACTCCCCAGTACCCAACAATGCAGGAAAATTCTTCAGAATGAAATTATTGACATATTTATCTACTTCTATAAGATTGTAGGTGTTGGCAATTCGTCCAACTTCAACACAGTTATCTAAAGAGACTCCTGAAATAAGAAATACTTTACAGAAGTCTAAAACAGGTAAAATTTGTAAAAAGCTGGCAGCTTCAAGTGTGTCCTGAAGATTGTCCATATTAAGAGAAAGTTTTGcagtatatataaaatcaattatttttttcagacCAACTTTGTTAACCCCATGAAGCTTAATGCACATTAAATCTTGTTCTTTCATTCCACCTGTGAACATAGCCTTGAAATAATCACTAGCAGACGCCATCATAGCTCGATGAACCGGGAAGATTTCATCTCCATCACCTGGTACCAGGGTCACATCACAAAGCAACCCTTCTATTCTAAGCTGATCAAAGCCTTGCAATACCACCGAACTGTGAGTATTGCTGGTGAAAAAACGTGTAGTTCCTGCCTTACAAGGCTGTAAATGGGCAGAGACGCCCATTTCACCGTTACCAAGAGACACTTTCATGTGAAAGCCTTCCTCTTGCACAAAGATGTGTTCCGGACAGAGGTTTCTGAAAGCTTTAAAGGAAACGAGGATGTCCCAAGAGCAAGAGAGCTCGCTTTCCTTATCAAGGGCAAACAGTCACTCAGAACACACCAGTCAACCACTGAAAACTGTTCTGCGGCCGTACCACAAAGGGCTACGGACCTCAAATCGGATTATTAAGCGGACGATTCATCACCTGAAGGCAGTTAAGGGACCCGGTTCACCTCGTCCGGCCTGCGCGG
The nucleotide sequence above comes from Camelus dromedarius isolate mCamDro1 chromosome 10, mCamDro1.pat, whole genome shotgun sequence. Encoded proteins:
- the KLHL9 gene encoding kelch-like protein 9 translates to MKVSLGNGEMGVSAHLQPCKAGTTRFFTSNTHSSVVLQGFDQLRIEGLLCDVTLVPGDGDEIFPVHRAMMASASDYFKAMFTGGMKEQDLMCIKLHGVNKVGLKKIIDFIYTAKLSLNMDNLQDTLEAASFLQILPVLDFCKVFLISGVSLDNCVEVGRIANTYNLIEVDKYVNNFILKNFPALLGTGEFLKLPFERLAFVLSSNSLKHCTELELFKAACRWLRLEDPRMDYAAKLMKNIRFPLMTPQDLINYVQTVDFMRTDNTCVNLLLEASNYQMMPYMQPVMQSDRTAIRSDSTHLVTLGGVLRQQLVVSKELRMYDERAQEWRSLAPMDAPRYQHGIAVIGNFLYVVGGQSNYDTKGKTAVDTVFRFDPRYNKWMQVASLNEKRTFFHLSALKGHLYAVGGRSAAGELATVECYNPRMNEWSYVAKMSEPHYGHAGTVYGGLMYISGGITHDTFQNELMCFDPDTDKWTQKAPMTTVRGLHCMCTVGDKLYVIGGNHFRGTSDYDDVLSCEYYSPTLDQWTPIAAMLRGQSDVGVAVFENKIYVVGGYSWNNRCMVEIVQKYDPEKDEWHKVFDLPESLGGIRACTLTVFPPEENPGSPSRESPLSAPSDHS